One Mustela nigripes isolate SB6536 chromosome 5, MUSNIG.SB6536, whole genome shotgun sequence DNA segment encodes these proteins:
- the MRPL14 gene encoding large ribosomal subunit protein uL14m isoform X3 yields MTRVRVVDNSALGNTPYHRPPRCIHVYNKNGVGKVGDRILLAIKGQKKKALIVGHRMPGPPMTPRFDSNNVVLIEDNGNPVGTRIKTPIPSSLRQREGEYSKVLAIAQTFV; encoded by the coding sequence ATGACGCGGGTCCGTGTGGTGGACAACAGTGCCCTGGGGAATACACCATACCATCGCCCTCCTCGTTGCATCCATGTCTATAACAAGAATGGGGTGGGCAAGGTGGGCGACCGGATACTACTGGCCATCAAGGGACAGAAGAAAAAGGCCCTCATTGTGGGGCATCGCATGCCCGGTCCCCCGATGACCCCTAGGTTTGACTCCAATAATGTGGTCCTCATCGAGGATAATGGGAACCCTGTGGGGACCCGAATTAAGACACCCATCCCCAGCAGCCTACGCCAAAGGGAAGGTGAATATTCCAAGGTGCTGGCCATTGCTCAGACCTTTGTGTGA